The genomic stretch ATTATTTTTGAATCAGCATTATTTGAAATGGCAGGAAAAGCCGTTGCGTACTTTGTTTCATATCACCAGTTATTCTTTGTTTGATAAGAATCAGAAGGAAGTAACCCGAGGTAATAACTATTTTACCAGCATGAATTTGGAAAGTAAAGATAAGTTGAGTAAGGATAGTCGGAAAAGTTCTTCAAAGATAGTTTCCACTATTGTAAAAAGCTTGTCAAAGTGATGTCGTTATTCAGAAAATTATAAGAACAGGTGGGGCTGAAGTTCAAGACTTCAGTCCCCTTTTTCTATTTTCTTTTCAGATATTCGTACCCTATCCGGCAATACAGGCATTTTTTCTTATCGCAATATTCTTTCTTTAATTGTATCAAGGCTTGGCTGTCGGCGGCATTGGAAGTTTTCATTCCGCATTGTTCCCACATGCGGGTGATATAATTGTTCTCCGCTTTCAATTCTTCCAGAAAACTGCCGGCACGTGCACAAAGTACAGGATTTCCTTTATGCAGTCCGTAAGCATAGAGAAATGTCACTACCGTGTTGATAATGAGTAAATCCAGTGAGGTGTTACTTAGAGTCTTCGGACGGGAAGGGGAAGAACCGCCAAATGTATAATGAGTGAGCCAGTATTCTGAAGTTCCTCCTTTCAGAATATCTCTGACACCTTGTAGTGTCTCCGTTTCCATGATGCGAGAGAGTAGTCCGTAGGCACGATGATAAAGACATGCTAACTGTGCAATCCGTATATGCGGAAAATTAGTAGGACGTAGCCGGAGAAAACGCCATAGGGAAGTATTCATCGGGATAAGTTCGAATTTGTGCTGTAGATAGATGTATTCTTTTTTTAGCCGGAGATAGTATCCGTCTCCATCAGAATCTTCCAGAATGCCGGCTTGTCCAAAGAAGATGGCTTCTATCTGGAAAAGGTCGTTCCGATGTTTGTCTACCGCCCGGAAGGGAAGCTGATGAGCCCAGGTTTCGAAAGCGTCTCCGTTCAGCCCGAAACCGAAATTACGTGCCAGTGTGATAAAAAAAGCGTCTTCCCAATTGCCTTGACAACGTTTTAACCGTTCGTTCAATAAGGTCGCTTTTTGCTCGAATCTTTCCATCTGTAAGGCGGACATCCATGAGTGGGCGGTGAAAGGGGAGAGCGAAGGAATGATGCGGTAACAAGGAGGGTAGCTGGCTGTTTCCAACAGTTCCTTGTAGTTGGTGCGGACCGCTTCCGGGCAGATGAGTTGTATTTGGGGGATTCTTTCTCCATTGCTCCTGCTGATTTCCATATCTATTTCGGAGGCTATATGCAGAATGACAGAGTTGTAACCGGCATCTGCATGATGTCCGTGTTTGAACCAGTCTGAAGATCTTTCATGTATCTCGATATTACCTATCCAAAGTACACCGTCCAGCTTGAGCTTGGCATTAAAAAAACCGGGACCGGCGTCGGTATTCGCCAGTCCCGTATCTATAACTTCCACTTGTTGGCCGGTTGTTGTTTTCAGTTCTTTGAGAGAAAATATTTTATGTTTCCATACATAGTGTAATAGTTGTTCCATGTTAATGAGGTGTAAATGTTTGGCAAATGTAATGGTTTACAACGAAAAACGCTATCTTTGTGGCTGAAATAACATTCGTAATTATGAAAATAGCATTAATAGGATACGGAAAGATGGGCAAGGAGATTGAAAAGGTTGCAGTTGCCCGCGGACATGAGATTGTGAGTATTATAGATGTTGATAATCAAGATGATTTTAATTCGGAAGCATTTAAATCAGCAGATGTGGCTATTGAGTTTACTAACCCGATGGTGGCATATGACAACTATATGAAAACTTTTGCTGCCGGTGTCAAATTGGTATCGGGCAGTACCGGATGGATGGACAAACATGGTGATGAGGTGAAAGAATTATGCACGAAAGGTGGAAAAACCTTGTTCTGGTCGTCTAACTTCAGTCTGGGGGTCGCTATTTTCTCTGCTGTAAATAAATACTTGGCAAAAATAATGAATAACTTTCCCGCTTACGAGGTTTCTATGACCGAAACTCATCATATTCATAAACTGGATGCGCCCAGCGGAACAGCCATCACGCTGGCCGAAGGGATTCTGGAAAATATGAACCGCAAGAGTAAATGGGTGAAAGGGACCATGGTGGCACCGGATGGAACCGTGTCGGGAACATCGGAATGTGCCGAGAATGAGTTTCCTGTAAATTCCATCCGTGAAGGGGAGGTGTTTGGTATTCATACTATCCGCTATGACTCTGAGGCGGATAGCATCTCAATTACCCATGATGCCAAGAATCGGAAGGGGTTTGCCTTGGGAGCTGTTTTGGCGGCGGAATATACATCCAGGCATGAAGGATTATTAGGAATGAGTGATTTATTTCAGTTTTAAGATATGATAAAAGCAACACGTACACAGTGGATTAAGTTTGCCGTTGTTCTGGCGCTTTACCTGATATTTCTTGTTTGGTTGAGAAGCTGGCTGGGATTGGTGGTTGTACCGTTTATCTTCGATGCGTATATCACAAAGAAGATTCCATGGACTTGGTGGAGAAAGTCCAAGAACCGTCATGTAGTGACCGTCATGGGATGGGTGGATGCTATTGTATTCGCACTGGTGGCAGTATACTTTGTCAACCTCTATTTCTTCCAGAACTATGTGATTCCTTCTTCCTCGCTGGAAAAATCATTGCTGACGGGTGATTATCTGTTTGTGAGCAAAATGAGTTATGGGCCCCGTGTGCCCCAGACTCCGCTGCACATGCCGTTGGCGCAACACACATTGCCGTTTTTTAATTGTAAATCATACCTTGAGCATCCACAATGGGATTATAAACGGGTGAAAGGTTTGGGGGACGTACAGTTGAATGATATCGTTGTCTTTAACTTTCCGGCCGGAGATACAGTTGCCACTGGTGTGCCTAATGATGATGTTTATCGTCTGAGTTATGGAGCAGGCAAGGAGCTGGCAAAACCGGTGGATTTGGCTTCCATGACTCCGGAGCAGCAACGGGTGGTCTATGATTATTATTATCAGTTGGGACGGGAGTATCTGAAAGAGAATCCACAGAATTTCGGTGAGATAATAAGCCGTCCGGTAGACCGCCGTGAGAACTATGTGAAGCGATGTGTGGGTTTGCCCGGACAAACGTTGGAGATAAAGGATCGTATTATTTATTTGGATGGTAAAGCTAATAAAGAGCCTGATAATGTGCAGTATCGTTATCTGGTGAAAACCAAGCGTCCTATTCCCGATGACTTGGCTCATGAACTGGGTATCAGCAAGGAGGATATGATGATGTATTATACGGATGCTTCTGTTTATAATATGCCTCTGACAGAAAAAGCGAAAGCAGGTTTGTTGGCGCGTAAGGATATTGTTGTCAGCATTGAGAATACACCGGCTGATGATGCGGGAGGCTTATACCCGCTGAATATGTATAAGAACTGGACTACGGATAACTACGGACCTGTATGGATTCCCAAAAAGGGAGAGACGGTGAAACTCACGCTAGAGAATCTTCCTGTTTATGAGCGCCCTATTCATGCTTACGAGGGTAATGAACTGGCAGTGAAAGATGGAAAGATTTATATTAACGGCAAGGAAACCGATGAGTATACTTTCAAGATGGATTATTACTGGATGATGGGAGATAACCGTCATAATTCGGCTGACTCCCGTTTTTGGGGATTTGTTCCCGAAGATCATGTGGTGGGAAAACCCATCTTTATCTGGTTGTCATTGGATAATGACCGTGGCTGGCTGGATGGAAAAATACGTTGGAACCGATTGTTTACCTTTGTAGATAATATTAAATAAGTTGCGCATACCCTGTATTCCTGTATGGATAAAAGCAATGCTTACTGCTATCATTCTGGTACTGTTGGTAAAGACATTTGCTTTCACCTCCTGCACCATTCCCTCTACCGGTATGGAGAATAGCCTTTATCAAGGGGAAAGGGTTCTGGTGAATAAGTGGAGTTATGGGTTTCGTGTGCCTTTTTCTATCTGGCGATGGTTGGGAAAAACTGCCGGGAAGGGGGATATTGTGTTGTTCAACAACCCTAATCCACGGTTTCCTCAAACGTCGGTGGGCAACCGGGAGGTGTTTATAAGTCGTGTGGTAGGAATACCCGGAGATACGTTGATGTTGAATGATGAACTGTGGGTGACTGACGAACAAGTGTTGAGCCCGGATAGTAAATCTTTGTATGTCTATTCTCATACGGAAGAAGAAACGATGCAGGCTGCCATGCAGCAAGTGAACATTCAGGGAAACAGGTTAGTGGGATATGCCGAGGGGAAGTACATACGTACCTTCAGTCATTATGAATATTACCTGTTAAAACAAAAACTGGCAGGAAAAGTGGATTTGATTCCTCTCTATCATAAAGATATAAGCAAGAGCCATCCCTTTGTGATCCCGGAAAAAGGGAAACCTGTCAAGGTATATCCTTGGAATGTGACCTTGTTGTGTAATACTATTGTTCGCCATGAAGGAAGAGTGGCTTCTGTCAGGGGAGATACCCTGTATGTAGGGGGAAAAC from Phocaeicola dorei encodes the following:
- a CDS encoding DUF2851 family protein, with the protein product MEQLLHYVWKHKIFSLKELKTTTGQQVEVIDTGLANTDAGPGFFNAKLKLDGVLWIGNIEIHERSSDWFKHGHHADAGYNSVILHIASEIDMEISRSNGERIPQIQLICPEAVRTNYKELLETASYPPCYRIIPSLSPFTAHSWMSALQMERFEQKATLLNERLKRCQGNWEDAFFITLARNFGFGLNGDAFETWAHQLPFRAVDKHRNDLFQIEAIFFGQAGILEDSDGDGYYLRLKKEYIYLQHKFELIPMNTSLWRFLRLRPTNFPHIRIAQLACLYHRAYGLLSRIMETETLQGVRDILKGGTSEYWLTHYTFGGSSPSRPKTLSNTSLDLLIINTVVTFLYAYGLHKGNPVLCARAGSFLEELKAENNYITRMWEQCGMKTSNAADSQALIQLKKEYCDKKKCLYCRIGYEYLKRK
- the dapB gene encoding 4-hydroxy-tetrahydrodipicolinate reductase, whose amino-acid sequence is MKIALIGYGKMGKEIEKVAVARGHEIVSIIDVDNQDDFNSEAFKSADVAIEFTNPMVAYDNYMKTFAAGVKLVSGSTGWMDKHGDEVKELCTKGGKTLFWSSNFSLGVAIFSAVNKYLAKIMNNFPAYEVSMTETHHIHKLDAPSGTAITLAEGILENMNRKSKWVKGTMVAPDGTVSGTSECAENEFPVNSIREGEVFGIHTIRYDSEADSISITHDAKNRKGFALGAVLAAEYTSRHEGLLGMSDLFQF
- the lepB gene encoding signal peptidase I → MIKATRTQWIKFAVVLALYLIFLVWLRSWLGLVVVPFIFDAYITKKIPWTWWRKSKNRHVVTVMGWVDAIVFALVAVYFVNLYFFQNYVIPSSSLEKSLLTGDYLFVSKMSYGPRVPQTPLHMPLAQHTLPFFNCKSYLEHPQWDYKRVKGLGDVQLNDIVVFNFPAGDTVATGVPNDDVYRLSYGAGKELAKPVDLASMTPEQQRVVYDYYYQLGREYLKENPQNFGEIISRPVDRRENYVKRCVGLPGQTLEIKDRIIYLDGKANKEPDNVQYRYLVKTKRPIPDDLAHELGISKEDMMMYYTDASVYNMPLTEKAKAGLLARKDIVVSIENTPADDAGGLYPLNMYKNWTTDNYGPVWIPKKGETVKLTLENLPVYERPIHAYEGNELAVKDGKIYINGKETDEYTFKMDYYWMMGDNRHNSADSRFWGFVPEDHVVGKPIFIWLSLDNDRGWLDGKIRWNRLFTFVDNIK
- the lepB gene encoding signal peptidase I: MLTAIILVLLVKTFAFTSCTIPSTGMENSLYQGERVLVNKWSYGFRVPFSIWRWLGKTAGKGDIVLFNNPNPRFPQTSVGNREVFISRVVGIPGDTLMLNDELWVTDEQVLSPDSKSLYVYSHTEEETMQAAMQQVNIQGNRLVGYAEGKYIRTFSHYEYYLLKQKLAGKVDLIPLYHKDISKSHPFVIPEKGKPVKVYPWNVTLLCNTIVRHEGRVASVRGDTLYVGGKPVEAYTFNKNYYWMASNNPVNLCDSRLFGLVPDDHLIGKAWRIWFSSRKGRIFQRVQ